From uncultured Pseudodesulfovibrio sp.:
GCGTGTCGGGTATGCCTTGGCGCATGAGGATCTGGTTAAGGCTATGAGCAAGATTCAAGGGCAATCCACATCCAATATCAACTCCATAACCCAGAAGGCTGCACTCGCCGCATTGAATGGCCCTTGGGATATTGTGGATGAGATGAAGGAAGCTTTTGTTCGTCGGCGTGACTTGGCTTACGATATTATTACTGGTTGGGGAGCAAAATGTCCCAAGCCGGACGGTGCATTTTATTTGTTCCCGGTGTTGGATCAGTTCTACACTGAGGATGCGCCGGATTCTGCAGCGATGTGTACCAAGATTTTGGAAGAAGCTGGCGTTGCACTGGTGCCGGGGTCTGCGTTTGGCGACGACAAGTGTATTCGGTTTTCCTACGCTGTTGACGACGAGACTTTGAAGGATGCTCTTTCCAGAGTCGGTAAAGTTTTGATGGGAAAATAGCTTTTTGAATGAGAAGAAGCCGGAGTTTCAACTCCGGCTTCTTTATGTACACTGCTTGAAGTGTGTTCTTATAGGCTTGGGAGAATCTCAAGTTCCATTTCAGTCGCAGCAGCCTTTAAAAACACCTTTACCTCACGTTTGAGGTGTGGACTGTATCGTAACAGTAAGATCCCTTTGAATTTATTCACTACAGTGAAAATTCCGAGGTTGTCATATCCTTCCAACAGAAAACGAAACAAGCCGATGTCCGCGGTGTTGATGCGAACATAGCTGCGTGCTGACGTCTGTGGCGGAGGCGGACAGATTCTTTTTCTGGGGCGATTGCGTGAATTCTTCTTCATGGATGTTGTCTAGCGTCAGCCTGTAGAAAAGGCAATACCGCGCAGATCAATGCGTTTAGGCCAAGTCGGACGTGGCAAGCACTGAAATCAATCGTTTGAGCATTTTTTGGTCAAAGGCACTTCGCATGGATCGGATGTGCGTCAACGCTTCGAAAGGCGTTTTTTTACGACCATATTTCCCAGTGACCAGATTGTCATACAGATTGCACATGGTCAGAACCTTGACGTAATCTGGAAGGAAGTTTCCTGTTGAGCCGGAGGGATACCCTGTCCCGTCTTCCCGTTCGTGGTGGAAAAGAATACACTGCAAAGTTTCCTGCGGCAGCGGGAGCGAAGAACAATAGCCTACACCAAGCGCAGGATGCGAACGTACGAGATCTTTGCCTTCACGGTTAAGGGTCTCGTACCTGTTGACGAAAATATTTTGGGGCAGTTCAAGCTTGCCGATGTCATGGAGCATGGCCCCAAGGCCGACGGCCACCAACGTGTCGTGTTCATCTTTCATGAACGTGGCGAGGGTAACAATGGTCAGGACCATGACGGCAATGCCGTGGCGGTACAGGCTGTCCCCTTCTCTGATGAACCGAGACAGTTCACGCAGAGCATCGTCGCGGGTTAGAAATGTGAGAGAATTGGAAATGAGAGACTTGATGCGTTTGAATTGCCGCTTGTCTACAGGGGCAGGCAGTGAACGATCAAAAGCTGATTTGGCAATGGCCACAGTGGCGTCGTTCCACGCTCTGGCTCGTTCGGATAGAGGGATGGCTTCGTCTTCCAGTACCTCCATGATGTTGTCTTGAAGGTAACTTGTATAAAAAGCGTAGTCTGATGCTTTGACATACAAGTGCTTTACATCAAGCATAATGAGACGCTTAGTATGCTCTTCGGTAAACAGGACACCTTTTTCCGCATACAGCACAAAGTTTTTATCCTGTTTCAGATACAGCGAAAAACCGCCGACCCTGGAAGGGATGACCATGTATGGCGACACTTTAAAAACATTGTTCGCTGATATTTTGTGGGATTCTTCGTTTTCGATCCCAGTCGCTGTTGCGTCCTGCATTCTTTTTCCCTTGGGAAAGCGGGGAAGCCAAAGCAATCAGAGACCGTATCAAGTGGATTCATGGAGTATGGCTTTGACAACCCGGCGGTCTCGATGAGACCCGTGGCTTTCCGTCCCCGTTTCGCAACGGGTTTGGCTTTTCTTCGTGGAATAAATACACATCAATGCTACGACTGTAAACCTTTGAATTATAGTTTTATGTCTGCCTTTTGGGCCTGAAATCAAATTATATTCAATGTATGCTATATATTTTTTTGGGCTTCCTGAATCATCACATTGAATGCCTCTGAACAACATTTTCCTGTGGGGTTTTTTACGGCACACATGGATTTCATTTCATCTCGGTAATGCTCAATGATGCTTTGCATGTCGTTTAAACCGTTGGTTTTTACTGCGTCAAACACCATCTCTTTGGTGATCTTATTACAATAACAGGCCATGATCGGATCAACGTCGGCTTTGGTCCAAATCGGTGTGGCCGTCTGGTCGGTGGTAAAGTGATGAGAGTCATCTTGAGCATACCATGACACAGCACAATCTGACGAAAGACACAGTCCGTATATTTTATCAGACACAGCAGTACGATGTTCGCTATCAAGCAGATATCGTACAGTGCCGGATTTGACGCGCATCCCTTTTTCGCCGCACTTGGGGCAGGCCGTTTCTATGAATTCCGGTGGACCACCACAGGTGCAATCCCGATTTTTTGTATCCATAGGCAGATCATTCATCGGTTTGATCATTAAATCCCTCCTTGAAAAGTCTAGTATCTGAATTAGAGTGTGACCGTTGTGTCGAAAGTCAATGTGCACTTGACCATTTCCATCATTTTCTCCTTCCGGCTTGCCTTCTATTCAGGAATGGTTACTCTCGGTCAATGACTCAATCAGCAGACAAGAAATCCATTCATATAGAAGGCGCCCGGCATCACAATCTCAAGGACCTGACTTTGGACATCCCCCGCGATCAGTTGGTCGTGGTGTGTGGTCCGTCAGGCTCGGGTAAATCCACGCTTGCGTTCGACATCGTTTATGCCGAAGGGCAACGGCGGTATGTCGAATCCCTGTCCGCATACGCTCGTCAGTTCTTGCCCCAGATGGACAAGCCGGATGTAGACAAGGTCGAGGGGTTGTCTCCGGCCATATCCTTGGAACAGCAGACCGCCACACGCAACCCGCGTTCCACGGTCGGCACTGTAACCGAGGTTTATGACTTTCTGCGTGTGTTTTACGCGCGGCTCGGCAAATTTTATTGTCCCAAGTGTGGCAAGGCGATCGCGGCCCAAACCACAGATGAGATCGTGCAGACCATCCTCGCCATGGAGCAGGGTACCAAGTTCATGTTGCTGGCACCACTGATTGAGCATCAGAAAGGTACGCACAAGGATCTGTTTGCCAAGCTCAAAAAAGAAGGCTTTGTACGAGTCCGTATCGGTGGGCAGATGTACACCCTCGATGACGTGCCGGAGCTTGAAAAGCACAAGAAGCACACCATTGATTTAGTCGTGGATCGTCTCGTCATCAAAGATGGCATCAAGAAACGACTCACGGATTCCGTAGAACTTGCGCTTGAACGCGGCGATGAGCGTTTGACCGTCGCAGTCGTTGGTGGCGACAATCCCCGCGACATCCTTATGTCTACTCTGTCGACCTGTCCGTCCTGCAAAATTTCCATGCCGCGTTTGACCCCGCAGCTCTTTTCCTTCAACTCGCCGCAGGGGGCGTGTCCCACTTGCAACGGCATCGGCACTGTCGAATATTTTGAGCCTGATCTCATTGCACCCAACAAGGGGCTTTCCTTGAACGAAGGCGGTGTGATTCCGTGGAAATCCGCCTACCGACAGGAGCAATACGGACCGAAGCTCAAGGCGCTGTGCAAAATACACGGTATCACTTTGGACTCTCCGCTATCAGATTTTTCAGCCGAAGCATGGGATGATTTGTTTTACGGCAACCCCAAGGTCAACTGGCAGGGGATCGTCCCCATTCTTGAATACGGCCAGATGCAGTCCGGCGTATGGGATCATTGGACTGCCCGGTTTCAGCAGTCGCGACCATGTCCTGATTGCAAGGGTGCGCGCCTCAAGCCCGAAGCCCTTGCCGTACGAGTGGCAGACAAGAATATGTACGAGTTTGCGTCCATGTCCATTCAACGTGCGCTCGACTGGTTGAATGCGCTTGATTTTTCCGGGCATGACACGCTTATTTCCGAACCATTGCTCAAGGAATTGACTCACAAGCTCGGCTTTATGGTCAACGTTGGGCTTGAATATTTATCTCTTGGTCGCAACATGGGTACTCTGTCCGGTGGTGAAGCCCAGCGTATTCGTCTTGCCTCTCAGCTCGGTTCAGGGTTGGTCGGTGTAACCTATGTTCTTGATGAGCCGTCCATCGGTTTGCACCCTCGCGACAATCAGCGGCTTCTCGACACGCTTCGTTCCCTGCAGCGTCGGGGAAACACCGTGCTCGTGGTCGAGCATGACGAGGAGACCATTCGCGAAGCGGATCACGTCATCGAAATCGGCCCCAGTTCGGGCTGGCTTGGTGGCGAAATCGTGTATCAAGGTCCTGTGGACAAGTTGCTCACAGCGGATTCCCTGACCGGCAAATATTTGCGTGGCGACATGTTTATCGAGCCGCCCGAATCCCGTCGCAAGGCAAAGGAATTCATCACCCTCCGCAGTGTGCAGACCAACAATCTCAAGAATCTTGATGTGGAAATTCCGCTTGGCGTCATGACCTGTGTGACCGGCGTATCCGGTTCGGGCAAGTCTTCGCTCGTCATGGACTCCATGTACAAGCATCTGCTGTTGCATCGTGGGCAGAAAGCCAACAACCCCGGCAAAATCGGCGGTATCGACGGCCTCGACAAAATCGAAAAGGTCATCTCCATCGACCAGACGCCCATTGGTCGGACGCCGCGTTCCAATCCTGCCACCTACACCAAAATCTTCGACGAGATTCGTAAAATCTTCGCTGGTTCAAAAGAAGCGCGTACACGTGGCTATCAGCCCGGACGATTCTCTTTCAACGTCAAGGGTGGGCGGTGTGAAGCCTGTAAGGGGGACGGCCAAATCCGCGTCGAAATGCATTTCCTACCCGACGTGTACGTCACCTGCGAAGCCTGCAAAGGTAAGCGGTACAACGCCCAGACGCTTGAAGTGGAGTACAAGGGCAAGAACATCGCCGACGTGCTCAACATGACCGTGCGTCAGGCCCGTGAATTTTTCGCCAACCATCCTTCCCTCATGCGCAAGCTCGACGTGCTCGCTCAGGTCGGTCTTGAATATCTCAAGCTTGGCCAGCCCGCTACAACGCTTTCCGGCGGTGAAGCGCAGCGCATCAAAATCTCCCGCGAGCTTGGCAAGCGCAAGCTGCCCGGTGCGCTCTACATTCTCGACGAGCCCACCACCGGTCTACACATGCACGAAGTCGGCAAGCTCATCCGTGTCCTTCACGCGCTTGTCGACAAGAACGCCACCGTCATCGTTATCGAGCACAACACTGACGTCATCATGGCGTCCGATCATGTCCTCGATCTCGGTCCCGGCGGAGGCGAGCACGGCGGTCAAATCGTCGCCAGCGGTACGCCCGAAGAAATTCTCGCTAACCCCGACAGCGCTACTGGTCAGTTTTTGAAGTAGCGGGGAAGGGCCTCCGGCGGCCTCGCTGGGGCGCTCCTTCGGAGAGACCAGGGCGCCGCCCTGGACCCGCCTAAGGCCGAGGGCCTTAGGAATCCCATTGCCCGCCTTTCGGCGGGTGCTTCATGAATCGAAAAAGACCTCTCAGCTTATTGGCTGAGAGGTCTTTTTCGATTCATGGAGTGGGATTATGGACAGTGCTTTTTGTTTCGTATAAACTTTTAAAATGTATTGTTATTGTGCCATGTTAAACATTTAATATACAGGTTGATTAAATGAATTTGAATAGCCTGCTTTCTTCTGTTTGTGGTGGTCTTTTTGTATTATTTGGTGTTTTTTTAACTGATTATTTTAACAATAAAAAAGAGCATAACCACGAAAAAAAAAGGATTAATAATTTTAGAAGTGCGTTGTTGGTAGAAATAAAAACTTATTATAGTTTGTATTTTGAGAATATAAGAGAGGCTCTTTTGCAAAAAGAAAAAGGAGCACCATTTTTATTTTATTACCCCATAACTCAAGATAATTATTTTTCTGTCTATGAACAAAATGTGGATATGTTGGGTTTGTTGTCAGATCAAAATGAACGTGAATTGATAGTAGAAGTTTATGCGCGCATCAAAGCTATTATCGACACATATCGATTTAACAATTCCTTGATTGAAAAATATGAACTAATAAGTTGTAATAGTGAGTTGGTAGAAAGAGATAAAAACAAGAAATCGCTAGTTGATGCGATGGTGGTATATGCAGATCTGATCGTTGAATCTGATAAAAAGTTAGTTAATTGTGTAAACAGGCTTATTGAGATGATGGATAAAAAAATGTAAAAATAGGTACATAATTCCAGTCATTAAAGACAATTGTATTTAATATGTTTTTAACGGAGGCTTCTAAAGCCCTTGATCGAGAGGCCTAGAAGCTGACAGCGCGCATCAGCAGCGTTTTTATTCGGAATTGCACTGGAGCGGAGCAGAAGAACGCGATTCCGAAAGCTGCGCGCGGTGATCAGATTCTCGCCGCCGATCACCGGGCGGCCAAGTTCGCGCAAGCGCCTTTTCTTTAGTCTGTTTCTTTTGGCGCAGCAAAAGAAATGGACTCCGCCGGAAGGGCGCGCTTGAGCGCAATCTTAATCTTTCTCTTCTTCCCTCTTTCCCCCACAAAAAAAGCCCCGCTTGAATTTACTTCGAGCGGGGCTTTCTCTTAATCTTGCTTCGCAAGAGGCAGACAAACTTTAATCAAAAAGTTTCTCTGCTTCTTCATATACATACCGCATGTACATCATCTTGGGAGAACCACCCATTGCAACGGCCAAGAGGCCTGCATCGATGATTTCGTCCTTGGTTGCGCCGTGCGTGGCCGCATTCTGTACGTGCAGGGAAATACACATGTCACATTGGGACAGGATGGAGCAGGCAATCAAAATAAGGGACTGATATTTGTCCTCAATCGCACTGCCTTTCTTGATGGTTGCGGTGAACCCCTGGTAGGCCTTGAAGACATCCCGGCGGTTCTTGTTCATCTGTCGGAAGAGATCGGTAGCTTTTTCAGCAGGTTCTTTCATACCATACTCCTTTAATAATACAGCGCCGGTCCAAGAGAACATCTCTTGGGCCGGGCGCTATGAGAGGGAGAGAGTCCCGATTGGGTTAGACGTTGGGTACATCCAAAAAAAACGTCTGTAAAGCGGAAAAATGACGTTTTTTTTGTCGTTTTGGCGAACTTTTTTGCGTGTTTTATCAAAAAAGCAACCGATACCACGTTCTTGGGCCTCAAAAGTGGTTTTCGGTTTCGTTTTTGAAAGAAGATCATGCGGGTGGTGCTTCGTTTTGCCTGAGTTCATGCCATTTATGTATACCCCGAATGGAGTTGATAAATGCGAGAATAAAGAAAATAGCGAAAAACCCACTGATGAGAGCTTGAATTGGTATAGAGGTCATTTTCAGGATAAATACGGAAAGGTACAGAATAAGCCCGGCAATGGCGGCAATTTTGTATTTTTTATGAATGCCTATCCCGATCAGGGCGAACAGGGCGACATCCACAAGGGGCAGCAGGTCTACTGACTGCCCCGGATAATCGAGGATGAACATCACTGTGTTCAGTATTGTGAAACCACAGATGATACCGCAGGCCCAGACGCCTTGTGATGCTGCGTAGTGGGCAATCTCGGAATCGGTTATTTTGGGCCAGAACTTGTTGAAGTCCTTTCGTGGTTGTGTGTTCTTTTCAGACATTCTGAATCACCGTAGGTCTAATCCTCGTTGCCATGAATGAGCGTGTAAAGTGCGCCCTTTTGTTCGAGCAACTCTTCATATCCGCCCTGTTCGACAATACGGCCCGCTTTGAGAACCACGACCTTGTCATAGTATGGGAGCATATCCAGCCGGTGAATGACGGCCAAAACAGTGGATTTGCCTTTCCAGTTGTTGGTCAGGATGTTTTGCACACGACCTTGTGATTTGTTGTCCAGCGCGGCGGTGGCTTCGTCCAGAATGAGGACCGGCGGGACTTTGAGGAATGTCCGTGCAAGAGCGACCTTCTGTCGTTGACCACCGGACAGTCTGTCGCCCATGGAACCGACTTCGAAGTTCAATCCCATTTCGGCCACAGGCTCCAGTGCGCCCTGCATGATAAGGGCCTGCATGATGCGATGGTTGATCTCGTCTTCAGCACCTTGAGCGTCGGCGCGAACACGGCCAAACAGGATGTTGTCCTGAATGTTCAAGGAGTCGATGTATTTGTCTTGAGCGAAGAATTTGAATGAGTCAGGGTGCTCCTGCATTACTTTGTCCATGAAATCCTGACGGGAGCGGACCACGCGGTTGACGAATCCCTTGTCCAGTTCAATCTGGCCATAAATGCCGGGAATGTAGGCCAAGGCAAGTTTGAAAATCAGGCTTCGTTCTTGCTCGGAAAGAGGTTCGCCTGAATCCAACCGGTTGGCGACTTTTTGATATTCACCGTATTGGGCTTCCGGGATCGGGCACCCAGAGAAGGCTTCATGATCAGGTTCCGGTCCCAATTCGTCGGTGACCATTCGTGCCAGAGTTTCTCCAAGAACGGTCAGGTGAGCGACAAGGCCATGTTCTTCAAGGAATTCGAGGAATTGGTCGTGTTCATGTAAATGTTCTTGATCAAATTTTTCGTCGACAGCCGCGCCGAATGCGATGTTTTCAGCCACTGTCATGTATCGGCTGTAGTTGTCTATATCGAAAAATTCGATGTGCTCGGCCACGTCTGCATACATACCGGCTTCGCCTTCTTGAAACTCCTGTCGTGAAGCGAGGATTGCTTCCTTGAGAGACTCGTCCGGGTTTTTTGTGTCCAATTTTGAGCGCAGTGCAAAGGAGAGGATGTCCGTGAACAGGCCGACTTGTTGTGTGATTTTGATCAAGTCGTCACGGGTAGGTTCTTCACCTGATTGGGTACAACTGCCCCCTTGCATGGCCAGAGATTGGCAGGAATAGAGCAGATTCTCTTTGACGGTACCGTCGAAAATGAATGGATGCTGGGCCACCATTCCGAGATTGTAGGAAATATCCTGTTTGGTCAGCTCGGAAACCTCGCGACCGCCCACAAGTATACTTCCACCAGAATACTTATAGAGTTGAGCCACGCAGAGAGCCAGGGTCGATTTGCCGGAACCCGAGAACCCGACCAGAGCCACGTGTTCGCCGCCTTTGACTTTCACGGAGACGTTGTCGAGCAAACGAATATTACCGCCGACAACGAATGAAAGATTGCGGACTTCGATATCGTTATCCAATGCATAAGGCTCGCGACCTTCAGTAACTTGCCGGAATTCTGGAGCATGGTCGAAGGCGCGCATGATCTGGCCGTAACGGACAGAACTGTCCTGATATACCTGCCAGAATTCCATCAGCTCTTTCCAAGGGTCGTAAAGCTTTTCATACGCGGACAGGAAGGCCACGATGGCACCCACGTCAAAGTGTCCCTGAATGGCATAGTAACCACCGATGAGAAAGAGGACGAACGGCCCGAGGCTCATGAAGAAATTATTGACGAACTTGATGCCGAATTTGATGCTGTTCTGTGTCACTGTTGCTTTGTAAAGCTTGTCAATGACAGCGGAGAAGCGCGCTTTTTCCAACGGAATTGATGCGTTGGAATGGACTTCGTGCACACCGGAGACGGCTTCGCCTACCAAACCGGATAATTTTTGGGTGTGCTCAATGCGTTGACGATTGGCTCGCCGGAAGTACTTCTGAATGCGGGGCAGGATGAGCAGTTCTATCGGATAAATGGCAATTGAAATGAGGCCGATAGTTGGATTCAGGTGAATCATATATCCGGCCATTGCCAGAAAAGTCAGTACGTTGACCGCAGGCACGGCCACGGCTTGGCCGATAAACGTGGCCACAGGGATGAATTCGGTGATAAGGTAGGAAATGACATTGCCCGGAGAAGTACGGCGATAGAACTGGACCGGTAGGGAAAGCAGGTGCTCATAAAGTCGTTCACGAACAACCTTGAGTGTTTTTTCACCGATATACACCTGCATCAGGTTGATACAGTATTTGAGTATGCCCGCCAGGGTCACGGCACCGATGTATAAAGCGCAATATCGCCATAAGGCCGGGAGATCTTTCAGACCGATGGCTTCGTTGATGATCCTCTTTTGCATCTCAAGTGGCAGGACACGCATGGCAACGGTGACCACGATGATGCCCACAACGGCGAGTTGAAGAGGAATATTTTTATAAAGAACCCACGAATACAGTGCTGTTTTCGTGATGCGTTTATTATCGTTGGGATGCGGCATGTGACCGTCCATTGTGCTGATTGTGAAGATTTTGCTTTGTATAAACGGAATAGGATGTTTTTCCAAGTATTATATAAGGGAAAAGCGGTTTCGCGGTGGACAATTGGCCCTGTTGTATGGTCAAACTGCGAGTGGTGAACAAAAGGACGGCCTCATTGGGGAATAAGGTATGAAATTTTCCATCCGTATTAAAATATTCGTTGTACTTTTGGCGTTCAGTCTGGGGCCACTTTTCCTTTCGCGTGGGCTTATGGGCAAAGCTTCCTCCGAGGCTGTACGAGATATGGCCGAAGAGTTGCGTAAGGAACTGCTCTTTATTGTTGCCTCAGAACTTGAATATAACGCTACGTCATTGTTGACCCTTCTTGAGCGCGGTGGGGAGACTATGAAATTAGCAGTGCGCGCCCTTGCCATTGATACTGGACGGGTTTTTGATCACAAAAAGCCTGCTGCTGAATCAAAAATTTATTATTCCATTGATTTTGCCGATCCCGACGAAGCTCCACCGGATGCAATGCCGCATATCGGCTATGTGCGAAAGACCATGTCCGGGCGGGAGCGGCCCATCAAAGTCAGTTTTGAGTATCCAGCAGTTCATTTATCCCATCGTGTGCGGGGAAAAGATGTAAAAAAGGATCTGCAACTGTTGCAGCAGTTGACCCCGACATTGCGTGGCCTCATTCAAGACATGACCGATGCTCCATTCTGGATCAATGTCGGTCTTGAATCTGGTGTATTTCTGACCTATCCGGGGCATGGTGGACTCCCTTCCATGTACGACCACAGGGATCAGGATTGGTATCAAGAGTCCAAGGAATCAAATACATGGAAGTTTTATCTGACTGTTGATCCTGTCACACGGGCGACTGTGTCTACGATAGCTTTTCCCATTCGATCAAATGACGGAACATTTCTCGGCTGCGCATCTTTGGATCTGCCTGCTTTTGCCATAATGGGTGAGGAGGAGTTGAAAGAACGGTGGGATGGAGAAATCCTTTCTTTCATGGTCACCCGGGATTCTTCCGGAGATGCTCAGAACAAAGGACTACCGATTCTTGCACAGAAAGACCCTCGTGCTGGCGGCCATCGTCATTGGATGTCCGGCGTTGAACAGGAGTGGTTAACCTTTGATGATCCCATTGGTACGGAAGTCCTGTTGCACGCCATGGACATGCAAAAGTCCGGCACGGTGCCGCTTTCCTATAAAGGGGAAGATTCTTTGTGCGCCTTTGCTTCCAATAGTTTTTATTCTTTTATTATCATCGCCCCTAAAAAGGTGGTTTCCAAATTACCAAATGCTGTGGCCGGTTCATTGGATATCCTGTTTGATGAAATGCGTTCTATTTCCTTTATAATTTCCGGTATAATGTTGATTTTTACCGGGGTAATCGCCTGGTTTGGTTCACGGGCAATCACCCGGCCTCTTCTCGCCATGACCGATGTGGCCCGGCGATTGGCTGGCGGTGATTTTTCGGCTCGCATGACGCAGAAAACCGGTGATGAGCGCGATGATCTTATAGAGTCCTTTAATGAAATGGGACCACAGCTTAAGGAATTGATGCGTCTCAACAAAGACATGGAACTCGCACAGGAAGTGCAGCGCTTGCTGCTGCCACATTCCGAGCCATGTCTGGATGGATTCGATATTTCCGGTGGTATTTCCTATTGTGATCAGACCGGTGGTGATTATTACGATTTCCTGAATGTTAAATGTCAGGATGGAGAAGCATTGGGAGTGGTCGTCGGTGATGTGTCTGGTCATGGCCTTCCGTCTGCCATGGTCATGGCCGCTGCCAGAGGACAGTTTCACACCCTGTCTAAAGTCACCATGGGGCCGCACGAACGGATGCAATCCATCAATGAAGTGTTGAGTCGTGATTTGGATGGGACAGGTCGATTCCTGACGATGTTTTATCTGCGACTCAAGAAGAATGATGCTTCGGTTAAATGGGTACGCGCAGGACATGATCCGGCCATTCGATACAATCCGGACACCGATAGTTTCGGCGAGTTGCTCGGTGCAGGACT
This genomic window contains:
- a CDS encoding ABC transporter ATP-binding protein/permease — protein: MDGHMPHPNDNKRITKTALYSWVLYKNIPLQLAVVGIIVVTVAMRVLPLEMQKRIINEAIGLKDLPALWRYCALYIGAVTLAGILKYCINLMQVYIGEKTLKVVRERLYEHLLSLPVQFYRRTSPGNVISYLITEFIPVATFIGQAVAVPAVNVLTFLAMAGYMIHLNPTIGLISIAIYPIELLILPRIQKYFRRANRQRIEHTQKLSGLVGEAVSGVHEVHSNASIPLEKARFSAVIDKLYKATVTQNSIKFGIKFVNNFFMSLGPFVLFLIGGYYAIQGHFDVGAIVAFLSAYEKLYDPWKELMEFWQVYQDSSVRYGQIMRAFDHAPEFRQVTEGREPYALDNDIEVRNLSFVVGGNIRLLDNVSVKVKGGEHVALVGFSGSGKSTLALCVAQLYKYSGGSILVGGREVSELTKQDISYNLGMVAQHPFIFDGTVKENLLYSCQSLAMQGGSCTQSGEEPTRDDLIKITQQVGLFTDILSFALRSKLDTKNPDESLKEAILASRQEFQEGEAGMYADVAEHIEFFDIDNYSRYMTVAENIAFGAAVDEKFDQEHLHEHDQFLEFLEEHGLVAHLTVLGETLARMVTDELGPEPDHEAFSGCPIPEAQYGEYQKVANRLDSGEPLSEQERSLIFKLALAYIPGIYGQIELDKGFVNRVVRSRQDFMDKVMQEHPDSFKFFAQDKYIDSLNIQDNILFGRVRADAQGAEDEINHRIMQALIMQGALEPVAEMGLNFEVGSMGDRLSGGQRQKVALARTFLKVPPVLILDEATAALDNKSQGRVQNILTNNWKGKSTVLAVIHRLDMLPYYDKVVVLKAGRIVEQGGYEELLEQKGALYTLIHGNED
- a CDS encoding SpoIIE family protein phosphatase codes for the protein MKFSIRIKIFVVLLAFSLGPLFLSRGLMGKASSEAVRDMAEELRKELLFIVASELEYNATSLLTLLERGGETMKLAVRALAIDTGRVFDHKKPAAESKIYYSIDFADPDEAPPDAMPHIGYVRKTMSGRERPIKVSFEYPAVHLSHRVRGKDVKKDLQLLQQLTPTLRGLIQDMTDAPFWINVGLESGVFLTYPGHGGLPSMYDHRDQDWYQESKESNTWKFYLTVDPVTRATVSTIAFPIRSNDGTFLGCASLDLPAFAIMGEEELKERWDGEILSFMVTRDSSGDAQNKGLPILAQKDPRAGGHRHWMSGVEQEWLTFDDPIGTEVLLHAMDMQKSGTVPLSYKGEDSLCAFASNSFYSFIIIAPKKVVSKLPNAVAGSLDILFDEMRSISFIISGIMLIFTGVIAWFGSRAITRPLLAMTDVARRLAGGDFSARMTQKTGDERDDLIESFNEMGPQLKELMRLNKDMELAQEVQRLLLPHSEPCLDGFDISGGISYCDQTGGDYYDFLNVKCQDGEALGVVVGDVSGHGLPSAMVMAAARGQFHTLSKVTMGPHERMQSINEVLSRDLDGTGRFLTMFYLRLKKNDASVKWVRAGHDPAIRYNPDTDSFGELLGAGLPLGVLEEYEYESHETQLENGEILVLATDGVWEARNDEGIMFGKKRMLAIIRESAHKNAEGIRLALMDAVDRYQVNGQEDDIAVVVIKKTSGKCMPGDTVSFRMTNKENCFRCFQPKVEAFGEANGLSGKIIFHLTLVLDELVTNIIDYGYADFDEHPIDVSLSMDGDVLTIKVEDDAEPFNILKAPEPELDVPLEDRDRPIGGMGIHLIKNMVHGIEYVREGGKNVLTLRKDTSKSCTSAKG
- the uvrA gene encoding excinuclease ABC subunit UvrA encodes the protein MTQSADKKSIHIEGARHHNLKDLTLDIPRDQLVVVCGPSGSGKSTLAFDIVYAEGQRRYVESLSAYARQFLPQMDKPDVDKVEGLSPAISLEQQTATRNPRSTVGTVTEVYDFLRVFYARLGKFYCPKCGKAIAAQTTDEIVQTILAMEQGTKFMLLAPLIEHQKGTHKDLFAKLKKEGFVRVRIGGQMYTLDDVPELEKHKKHTIDLVVDRLVIKDGIKKRLTDSVELALERGDERLTVAVVGGDNPRDILMSTLSTCPSCKISMPRLTPQLFSFNSPQGACPTCNGIGTVEYFEPDLIAPNKGLSLNEGGVIPWKSAYRQEQYGPKLKALCKIHGITLDSPLSDFSAEAWDDLFYGNPKVNWQGIVPILEYGQMQSGVWDHWTARFQQSRPCPDCKGARLKPEALAVRVADKNMYEFASMSIQRALDWLNALDFSGHDTLISEPLLKELTHKLGFMVNVGLEYLSLGRNMGTLSGGEAQRIRLASQLGSGLVGVTYVLDEPSIGLHPRDNQRLLDTLRSLQRRGNTVLVVEHDEETIREADHVIEIGPSSGWLGGEIVYQGPVDKLLTADSLTGKYLRGDMFIEPPESRRKAKEFITLRSVQTNNLKNLDVEIPLGVMTCVTGVSGSGKSSLVMDSMYKHLLLHRGQKANNPGKIGGIDGLDKIEKVISIDQTPIGRTPRSNPATYTKIFDEIRKIFAGSKEARTRGYQPGRFSFNVKGGRCEACKGDGQIRVEMHFLPDVYVTCEACKGKRYNAQTLEVEYKGKNIADVLNMTVRQAREFFANHPSLMRKLDVLAQVGLEYLKLGQPATTLSGGEAQRIKISRELGKRKLPGALYILDEPTTGLHMHEVGKLIRVLHALVDKNATVIVIEHNTDVIMASDHVLDLGPGGGEHGGQIVASGTPEEILANPDSATGQFLK
- a CDS encoding carboxymuconolactone decarboxylase family protein, whose product is MKEPAEKATDLFRQMNKNRRDVFKAYQGFTATIKKGSAIEDKYQSLILIACSILSQCDMCISLHVQNAATHGATKDEIIDAGLLAVAMGGSPKMMYMRYVYEEAEKLFD
- a CDS encoding HD domain-containing phosphohydrolase encodes the protein MQDATATGIENEESHKISANNVFKVSPYMVIPSRVGGFSLYLKQDKNFVLYAEKGVLFTEEHTKRLIMLDVKHLYVKASDYAFYTSYLQDNIMEVLEDEAIPLSERARAWNDATVAIAKSAFDRSLPAPVDKRQFKRIKSLISNSLTFLTRDDALRELSRFIREGDSLYRHGIAVMVLTIVTLATFMKDEHDTLVAVGLGAMLHDIGKLELPQNIFVNRYETLNREGKDLVRSHPALGVGYCSSLPLPQETLQCILFHHEREDGTGYPSGSTGNFLPDYVKVLTMCNLYDNLVTGKYGRKKTPFEALTHIRSMRSAFDQKMLKRLISVLATSDLA
- a CDS encoding DUF4911 domain-containing protein, which encodes MKKNSRNRPRKRICPPPPQTSARSYVRINTADIGLFRFLLEGYDNLGIFTVVNKFKGILLLRYSPHLKREVKVFLKAAATEMELEILPSL